A single region of the Hyphomonas adhaerens MHS-3 genome encodes:
- a CDS encoding flagellin has protein sequence MRLTLPITHLSSGLSETIVRLRDRMDTTSEEAVTGRYKDMTAHLSGRIGQAMLGQKAIDDVANERTQLTLKETRLEIIQQSLTAIDDNIGQLGVRMKSALGSEDFTARESVVRDAKAALASTFSVLNTRHGERYLFSGDATNTKPVGDVDIFLGDVRSMAASATDAADFAAQMDAYFDTPGSGWQANVYSGTATASDPASLTGTDPAITQTLQGLAVLALSGSDETLPLLNGNSDTLIAATETLADGQAALTNARAERGILQAQIESSKSALDLEETVLTHSFNQMTARDQYEAASELKRLETSLEASYTLTARLANLSLLNFMR, from the coding sequence ATGCGCCTGACCCTGCCTATTACCCACCTCTCATCCGGCCTCAGCGAGACCATCGTACGGTTGCGTGACCGCATGGATACAACCTCGGAGGAAGCTGTTACAGGCCGATACAAGGACATGACGGCACATCTGTCCGGCCGTATCGGCCAGGCAATGCTCGGACAGAAGGCGATCGACGATGTCGCAAACGAGCGGACCCAACTCACGCTCAAGGAGACCAGGCTGGAAATCATTCAGCAGTCTCTCACGGCAATCGACGACAATATCGGACAACTCGGCGTTCGAATGAAATCCGCACTTGGCTCAGAGGACTTTACGGCACGGGAATCTGTGGTGCGCGACGCCAAGGCGGCACTGGCCTCCACATTCTCCGTGCTCAACACCCGGCATGGTGAACGTTATCTGTTCTCTGGCGACGCGACGAACACCAAACCCGTCGGCGACGTGGACATTTTTCTGGGTGATGTCCGCTCCATGGCGGCCTCTGCCACCGACGCCGCAGACTTTGCGGCGCAAATGGATGCATATTTTGACACGCCCGGTAGCGGGTGGCAGGCCAATGTCTATTCCGGAACCGCGACGGCATCCGATCCGGCCAGCCTGACCGGAACAGATCCGGCAATTACCCAGACGCTGCAGGGCCTCGCTGTTCTTGCCCTTTCGGGTTCTGATGAAACCCTGCCCCTGCTCAATGGCAACAGCGATACCCTTATCGCGGCGACAGAAACTCTGGCGGACGGCCAGGCCGCGCTGACCAATGCCCGGGCAGAACGCGGCATTCTTCAGGCCCAGATCGAGTCATCGAAAAGCGCTCTGGACCTTGAAGAAACTGTACTCACGCATTCATTCAATCAGATGACGGCAAGAGACCAATACGAAGCGGCATCAGAGCTGAAACGACTCGAAACCAGTCTTGAAGCCTCCTACACACTTACCGCCAGGCTCGCCAATCTCAGCCTGCTGAACTTTATGAGATAG
- a CDS encoding flagellar basal body P-ring protein FlgI produces MAFSAGAETRIRDIVDVEGIRQNDLVGYGIVVGLNGTGDTVKNSPFTEDSLSYMLERLGVNVQGEEIKPKNVAAVLVTATLPSFSRTGSSVDVTVASIGDAKSLEGGTLILTPLKGADNEVYAVAQGSIIVSGIDVQAQGARETRGTPTTGAVPNGARVERELAYDFNQRRELTLALRSPDFTTAARIEDVINGRVGSPIAFMRDPGTVELNFGALQVSPARLLAEIENLTVPVNAPARIVIDEKSGTIVMGEDVTISRVAIAQGNISIKISESPVASQPGPFSKGETQVLPRSEISIGQTGSGNIAMLQPNVTLSELISGLNALGVTPQEMADIIRSMKTAGAIHAELVVR; encoded by the coding sequence ATGGCCTTCTCCGCAGGCGCCGAAACGCGCATTCGCGATATTGTGGATGTGGAAGGCATTCGCCAGAACGACCTGGTCGGCTACGGCATCGTTGTCGGCCTGAACGGCACCGGCGATACGGTGAAAAACTCCCCCTTCACGGAAGACTCCCTCTCCTACATGCTTGAGCGCCTCGGCGTGAATGTTCAGGGAGAAGAGATCAAGCCGAAGAACGTCGCCGCCGTTCTTGTCACGGCCACGCTGCCTTCTTTCTCGAGGACCGGGTCGAGCGTCGACGTGACGGTTGCCTCCATCGGTGATGCGAAAAGCCTCGAAGGCGGCACACTCATTCTTACCCCGCTCAAAGGCGCCGACAATGAAGTCTATGCGGTCGCACAGGGGTCCATTATCGTCAGCGGCATTGATGTTCAGGCGCAGGGCGCGCGCGAAACACGCGGCACGCCCACGACGGGCGCTGTCCCAAATGGCGCCCGCGTCGAGCGCGAACTTGCTTACGATTTCAACCAGCGTCGTGAATTGACACTGGCCTTGCGGAGCCCGGATTTCACCACCGCAGCGCGGATCGAGGATGTCATCAATGGCCGGGTCGGCAGCCCTATCGCCTTCATGCGTGATCCCGGAACCGTGGAACTGAACTTCGGAGCACTGCAGGTGTCCCCTGCCCGCCTGCTGGCAGAGATCGAGAATCTGACCGTACCCGTCAATGCCCCCGCGCGGATCGTTATTGATGAAAAGTCCGGTACGATCGTGATGGGCGAAGATGTCACCATCTCCCGCGTCGCGATTGCGCAAGGCAATATTTCTATCAAGATTTCAGAGTCACCTGTCGCATCCCAACCTGGGCCATTCTCAAAAGGTGAAACGCAAGTGCTTCCCAGGTCTGAAATTTCGATCGGCCAGACAGGCAGCGGAAATATCGCGATGCTGCAACCAAATGTGACTCTGTCGGAACTGATCTCCGGTCTGAACGCCCTCGGCGTCACACCTCAGGAAATGGCAGACATCATCCGGTCCATGAAAACGGCTGGCGCTATCCACGCGGAACTGGTTGTCCGTTAG